One Entelurus aequoreus isolate RoL-2023_Sb linkage group LG09, RoL_Eaeq_v1.1, whole genome shotgun sequence genomic window carries:
- the erlin1 gene encoding erlin-1 — protein MAIPHVGAVFAAIAGVMAILLHSSIHKIEEGHLAVYYRGGALLTGPNGPGYHIMLPFITTFRSVQTTLQTDEIKNVPCGTSGGVMIYFDRIEVVNMLVTSAVLDIVRNYTADYDKTLIFNKIHHELNQFCSVHTLQEVYIELFDIIDENLKTALQKDLNAMAPGLTIQAVRVTKPKIPESIRRNFELMEAEKTRLLITVQTQKVVEKEAETERKKAIIEAQKVAEVAEIHFKQKVMEKETEKKISEIEDFAFLAREKAKADAEFYTAAKSAEANQLKLTPEYLELMKFQSIAANSKIYFGQDIPNMFVEGSLQAENKP, from the exons ATGGCGATACCGCATGTAGGGGCTGTGTTTGCAGCCATAGCAGGAGTGATGGCCATCCTGTTACACTCATCCATTCACAAAATAGAGGAAGGACACCTTGCTGTTTACTACAG AGGTGGGGCTTTGCTGACAGGCCCTAATGGTCCTGGATATCATATTATGCTGCCTTTCATCACAACCTTCAGATCAGTGCAG ACTACACTCCAGACCGATGAGATCAAGAATGTACCTTGTGGAACAAG TGGTGGGGTGATGATCTACTTTGACCGAATAGAGGTTGTCAACATGCTTGTCACCTCAGCAG TGTTGGATATTGTGAGGAACTACACGGCCGACTACGACAAAACTCTAATTTTCAACAAGATTCACCACGAACTTAACCAGTTTTGCAGCGTGCACACCCTTCAGGAGGTCTACATAGAGCTGTTTG ATATTATTGATGAGAACCTGAAGACTGCACTGCAGAAAGATCTTAATGCCATGGCCCCTGGACTTACCATACAG GCTGTCCGTGTTACCAAGCCAAAGATCCCAGAGTCTATCAGGCGGAACTTTGAACTTAT GGAAGCCGAGAAGACCCGTCTGTTAATTACCGTTCAGACTCAGAAGGTGGTCGAAAAAGAGGCAGAGACTGAGAGGAAGAAGGCCATTATTG AGGCTCAAAAGGTGGCTGAGGTTGCGGAGATCCATTTCAAGCAGAAAGTGATGGAGAAGGAGACGGAGAAGAAGATCTCCGAAATAGAGG ACTTTGCCTTTCTTGCAAGGGAGAAGGCCAAGGCAGATGCAGAGTTTTACACTGCTGCCAAATCAGCTGAAGCTAACCAG CTGAAGTTAACCCCAGAGTACTTGGAGCTGATGAAGTTCCAGTCCATAGCAGCGAACAGTAAGATCTACTTTGGCCAAGACATCCCTAATATGTTTGTGGAGGGAAGCCTCCAAGCCGAAAACAAGCCATAG